The sequence below is a genomic window from Rhizobium gallicum bv. gallicum R602sp.
TCTCCTTCCTCTCGCCTGGCCGCGGTCTTCGCCGTGCCACCTATGCAGATGTTACGCGGGTCGGGGCGCGCGCGGGGTTTTCGATCTTCGCCGAGCTTGACGGCATGGAAGGTGAGGTCGAAATCGGGACTGGCATCGATACTAGCGATGAAAATACCGGCCGCAAGCTGCGCATCAACGGCACGCCGGTAAAGACGGCCGACGAGCTGACGGATCATCTGCGCGTGCTCTGGCTGACGCCTGCCATGGATGGCCTTTTTGCCGGCGGATCTTCAGACCGGCGCCGCTTTCTCGACCGCCTCGTGCTGTCGCTCGATCCCGCACACGGTCGCCGCGCCACCGATTTCGAGCGCGCCATGCGCAGCCGCAACAAGCTCCTGGACGATGGCCGTTTCGATCCCTCCTGGCTCTCGGGCATCGAAGAGCAGATGGCAAGCCTCGGCATCGCCATGGCGCTTGCACGCGAGGAAATGCTCGGCCTGCTTGCCCGCCTGATAGACGAAACGCGCGAAACCTCGCCCTTCCCCTCCGCCACACTCGAGCTTTCCGGTTTCATGGATGGCCAGTTCGCGCGCCCTTCCGTAGACCTGGAAGATGAATATGCCGCGATCCTCGCTGAAAACCGCTATCGCGACGCCGGCGCCGGCCGCACGCTTGACGGCCCGCACCGTGCCGATCTGCTGGTCCGGCACCGCGAAAAGCAGATGGAGGCGGAGCGTTGCTCGACGGGCGAACAGAAGGCGCTGCTTGTCGGCCTGATCCTCGCCCATGCCAAGCTCGTCGCCAATCTTACCGGCCATGCGCCGGTTCTGCTTCTCGACGAAATCGCCGCCCATCTCGACGAGGCCCGCCGTGGCGCGCTCTTCGATCTCATCGATGCGCTTGGCGGCCAGGCTTTCATGACCGGCACCGATCGCTCGATGTTTTCTCTCCTCGGCGACCGCGCTCAATTCTTCACTGTTGCCGAGGGCCGGGTCTTCGAATGACGGATGCCGCTTTCCCCGCGCCTTCAGGCCATGATAGCATTGCGTCCATGGAACCTTTGAGCCCGGAAGAAATCGCAAGATATCAGCGTCATATTCTGCTGCCTGAGATCGGCGGGGCGGGTCAGCAAAGACTGAAGGCCGCGCGTGTGCTGGTAATCGGCGCGGGCGGGCTTGGCGCACCGGTTCTGCAATATCTGGCAGCTGCCGGGATCGGCACACTCGGCATTGCCGACGACGATCGCGTTTCGCTCTCCAATCTGCAGCGGCAGGTCATCCATGACTCCGGCACAATTGGCGAACTGAAGACGGAAAGCGCCGCCTTTGCAATCGCCCGGCTGAATCCGCATGTGAACATCATCCGCTTCGAAGAGCGCTTTTCGTCGGAGTCCGCCCGCCGCCATCTTTCTGGCTTCGATTTGCTGATCGATGCGTCGGACAATTTCGAGACGCGTTACGCCGCAGCCGATGCCGCTGAGAAAGCGGAAATTCCGCTCGTAAGCGGCGCTGTCGGCCGTTTCGACGGTTCCTTGACTGTGTTGAAACCTTACGAACGAGCCGAAGATGGCTCGCTCAATCCCGCCTATCGCGATCTTTTTCCGGAAATCCCGCCGGAGGGCCTCATTCCCGCCTGCGCCGAAACCGGCATCATCGGAGCATTGACCGGTGTCATCGGCACGCTGATGGCGATGGAGGCGATCAAGCTCATTACCGGCGCCGGCGAGCCGCTTATCGGCCGGTTGCTGCTCTACGATGCGCTGTCTGCCCGTTTCGACAGCGTCCGTTACAAGCGCCGCCGCGCGCAAGGGCCGAGCGTTTCATGAAGATCGTCCCGATCGATGAGAACTTTCACCGCTGGAGCGAGTTGCTGCAACTAATCCTCTCGTCCTTCGCCTATATGAATGGCCGCATCAATCCGCCGTCTTCGGCCTTGAGCCTGACACCGCAATCGCTTGCCGAGAAAACCCTAAACGAGATCGGCTACGTCGTGCTTGAAGACGAGGATCTGCTTGGCTGCATGTTCTTGAGGCCTGAGCCGGGATGTCTTTATCTCGGCAAGCTCGCGGTCGCGCCGGAGGCGCAGGGAAGGGGTATCGGCAGGCTGTTGCTGCAGGTAGCCGAGGCGGCTGCGAGAGAGCGCCTGTTATCTGCGCTGCGGCTCGATACGCGCATCGAATTGACCGGCAACCATTCAGTCTTTGCCGCCTGGGGCTTTGCAAAGACGGCCGAAAAATCTCATCCGGGTTTCGATCGGGTCACCTATATCGAAATGCGCAAGGTTCTCGCCGTTTAGCGGCCGGGCAGTACGCGGTTCGGCGGTCGGTGGCCGTCGATGAAGGCGCGTATGTTGATAATCACCTTGTCGCCCATATCGATGCGGCCTTCGATCGTCGCCGAACTCATGTGCGGCAGCAGCACCACCTTGCCCTCGTTCGCAAGTTTGACAAGCTTCGGGTTGACGGCAGGTTCGTTTTCGAAAACGTCGAGCCCGGCGCCCGCGATCTTCCCCTCTCTCAGGCATTTGATCAGGGCGCTCTCATCCACGACGTCACCGCGCGCCGTGTTGACGATATAGGCCGTCGGCTGCAGCAGCGCGAGGCGGCGAGCGGAAATCAAGTGAAAGGTTGCGGGCGTCGAAGGGCAATTGATGGATACGATGTCGACCCGTGCCAGCATCTGGTCGAGGCTTTCCCAATAAGTCGCCTCTAGTTCGTCCTCGGTCGCCGGGCTCACCCGCTTGCGGTTGTGATAGTGGATCGACAAGCCGAATGCCTTGGCGCGGCGCGCGACGGCCGTGCCTATCCGGCCCATGCCAACGATGCCGATGCGCTTGCCGTGAATGCGCCGGCCGAGCATCCAGGTCGGCGACCATCCGGCCCATTCGCCGGGCTTGTCGGTAAGCACCCGTGCACCTTCGCCGAGGCGCCGGGGCACGGCGAGGATCAGCGCCAGGGTCATGTCGGCCGTGTCCTCGGTCAGAACATTCGGCGTGTTGGTGACGGTAATGCCCCTGCGGGCTGCCGCCTCGACGTCGATGTGGTCGGTGCCGTTCGAAAAGCTCGCTATCAGCTTCATTTGCGGCCCGGACTGCTCGATAAGAGCGGCATCGATGCGGTCCGTCACCGTCGGCACCAGGACCTCGGCTGTCTTTACGGCCTCGATGAGTTCAGAGGCGGAGCGTGGCGAATCATCGATATTGAGCTCGGCGTCGAAAAGTTCCCGCATGCGGGTTTCCACCGCATCCGGCAGTTTCCGGGTGATGTAAACCTTCGGTTTTTTCTTTGATGTCATCGCGGCCGGCCATGCCTTGTTCAGAGGTCTTTAACCAAGACGGGGGATAATTTTCCCGTCTCGGGCATTTTCTACCAGACCCACACGCGAAGACAAACAAAACTCGCGGGTAGCGTTAGGTGAATGTCAAAGCCCGGCGGCAAGCAGGCTGGATCTGCTGGCGTACTTGAGCGAACGGAAATCTCCATGCGTGGAAAATATTTGAAGGTCTGCCTCGTCTTTGCGGTTGGTCTGATGTTTGCGGGGGAAGCCGTCGAACCCGCATATGCGCAGGTGGCAAAGGGCCCGAGCGGCCTGCCGCTTCCACGGTTCGTCTCGCTGAAGTCCAAGCGCGTCAATCTGCGCATCGGCCCGGGAACGGATTATGCCGCGTCGTGGATGTATCTGAAAGCCGGCCTGCCGGTCGAAATCATCCAGGAATACGACAACTGGCGCCGTATCCGCGATGCGGATGGCACGGAAGGGTGGGTCAACCAATCCCTGCTGTCGGGCCAGCGCGCGGCGATTGCCGCACCGTGGATGAAGGGCAAGGGCAAGTTCGTCTATGTCAACATGCGCCGTGAGCCGCAGTCGTCAGCGACCGTGGTTGCCAAGCTGGAGCCGGGTGTGATGATCCATATCGCCGAATGCAATGGCGATTGGTGTCATGCCGAAGCCGACAGCGCCGAAGGTTGGGTGGCGCAGTCGGAAATCTGGGGCGCTTACCCGGGCGAAGCTTTCAAATAAGCTGCGCGTCGCGGGCGGCTTCGGAAAGCGATCTCATCGGCCGCGGTCCGATCTGCTGAATGACGATCCCAGCAGCAAGGCAGCCAAGCTTGCCGCAATCTTCCAGCGTCCGTCCCTGCGTGTAACCATAGAGGAAACCTGAAGCGAAGAGGTCGCCGGCACCGGTCGTATCGACCACTTCCTTGATGCGGATCGCATCGACATACCAGCGCTCGTTGCCCTTCAGCATCACGGCGCCGTTTTCGCTCATCGTCACGGCCGCGATCTTGCAATCCTTGGCGATCTTGTTGAGCGCCACCTCGAAATCGTCCGTCTCATAGAGCGCGAGTACTTCCTGCCGGTTGGCAAACACGATGTCGACAGTGCCGGAGCGCATGAGGTCGAGGAACTCCGCGCGGTAGCGATCGACGCAGAAGCTGTCCGAAAGCGTCATGGAGACTTCGCGGCCGTTCTCATGGGCGATGCGGGCGCATTCGCGGATCGCTTCCTTGGCGCGCGGCGGATCCCAGAGATAGCCTTCGAAGTACGTCACCTTGGCTTGTGCCACGACCTCGGGCTCGACATCCTCCGGGCCGAGTTCGACGCAGGCGCCGAGATAGGTATTCATCGAGCGTTCGCCGTCATCCGTGACGAAGATCATCGAGCGCGCGGTCGGTGGGAACGTGCCCTTTGGTTTCGTCTGGTAATGTACGCCCTGTGCCCGGATGTCGTGGGCGAAAATCTCGCCGAGCTGATCCTCCGCTACCTTGCCGAAATAGGCGGCCCTGCCGCCGAGGCTTGCAACGCCCGCTGCCGTATTGCCGGCGCTGCCGCCTGAAGCTTCGAGTGCCGGCCCCATGCGCGAATAGAGAAGTTCGGCGCGGGCGGCATCGATAAGGTTCATCGCCGCCTTTGTGATGTTGTTGTCAATGAGGAACTGGTCGTTGCAGCGCGCGATGATATCGACGATGGCGTTGCCGACAGTCAGAACATCGAATTTTGTCATGAAAGGGAAGGTTCCGGATTAGATGATAGCCGGGATCCGGTCTTACCGGAATTTCCGGGCTTTGGAAGAAAAAACGCCGCCAACGGCCCATTTCTTCGCACATGCCGTCGATCCGTCATGCCGTTGTCACCTTGAGCTTTTAGACACGATCACAAGCAGGCCGGCATGAGCAGCCTTTGGGTTGCGGCCGGATGAGAAGGGGATGATGCCCTTCGCCTCTACCGGAGCAGGCGCTGACCACGGATGAACTGGCAGCACCGGAACCGGGTGTCCGGCCAGTCCGGATGCGGAAAAGCGGGCAGTGCCCGCTTTTTTTGTTTCTGTGGTCCGGTTCTTTGCGCGCCGCTTTTGCCAATCCATTTGTCAACGAAGAAGTTTTGCTGCTAGAGCAGGGTATCCCCGCGCAAGGCATCCCTCCGCATGATAGCCATCATTTTTGACGTCCTTCCCATCTTCATCATGATTCTGATCGGCTGGCTGATCGTCAAAACTGGACTGATGAAGGCAGATGTCGGCGACGCCTTGAGCGATTTCGTTTTCAAGATTGCCGTCCCACTGCTCCTTTTCCGCACGATTGCCGAAGCGGATTTTCATGGCGCTTCGCCGTTTCGTCTCTGGATCGCTTATTTCTCCGGCGTTGCGGTGACCTGGACGGCGGGCCATATCGCAGCGACCCGTCTTTTTGGCCGGGATGATCGCATCGGCGTGCTTGCCGGCGTTTCGTCGGCATTCGCCAATACGATCTTCGTCGGTCTGCCGCTTGTTCAACGCACGGTCGGCGATGAGGGCCTTGTGCCGCTTTCCATCCTCATCGCCGTGCATCTGCCGGTCATGATGGTCATCGGCACGATCATGATGGAGCGGGCGGAGCGGAAGATTGCGGGCAAAGGCGAACGCAGCATGCTGAAACTCTTTCGCCAGATTGGTCTCAACCTTGTTCGCAATCCGCTCGTTATCGGCCTTGTCGCAGGTGCCGCGGTTCACCTTGCAGGTGTTCCAATGCCGCTGCCGGTGGCGTCCATTGTCGACCAACTGGCGGGCGTTGCCGGGCCTGTGGCCCTGGTCTCTCTGGGCATGGCGCTCGAGAAGTATGGCGTTTCCGGCAATGTCGGCATTGCCAGCGTCACATCTGCCTTCAAACTGGTGTTGCTTCCATGCTGCGTCTGGGCCGCAAGCCATCTGGTTGGATTGACCGGCAGTTGGACCGCGGCGCTGGTGCTGATCGCCGCTGTTCCCACCGGTGTCAACGCCTGGCTGATCGCCAACCGTTTCGGCGTCGGCCACAGCCTCGCGGCCTCCACCATCACGGTCACGACGGCACTCGGCGCCATTTCGGTTTCGCTCTGGGCCTACCTGCTCGGCGCCTGATCGCAACAAAAAAGCCCGGCGTCGGCCGGGCTTGCGATTTCGTCGGAAAGCTTTGCACGATTACTGCGTAACGGTGTCGGGCGCGTTCGGATCCGGCAACGGAACCGGTGCGTCTGCCAGCGTGTGCAAGTAAAGGATCACGTTCGCGCGGTCCTGTTCCTTCGGCAGACCGGCAAAGCCCATGGCCGTGCCCGGAACCTGCTTTTTCGGGGCCAGCAGGAAGTGGTTCAGGTGATCGAAGGTCCACTTTTCGCTGCCGCCCTTGGAGAAATCCTTCATGGGGGAGGAATAGGCGAAGCCCTCATGCGAAGCGATCGGACGATCGACGAGACCATAGAGGTTCGGGCCGACTTTGTTTGGCCCTCCCTTGGTCACGTCATGACAGGACTGACACTTCTTGAATACCGTTTCGCCGGCCTTGGCATCGGCGCTGGCAAGAAGCTTGGCGATCGGAACCACAGCTGCTGCAGGTGCAGCCTCGCCACCGCCGGCAGCGGGTGCCTCTTGCGCAACGATGGCGAAACCTTCCTTCTCCGGCGCTTCGGAGTGGAAGATCCCTTCGGACGCGATCGACACCGACATCAGGACGAAAATCGTTCCGAGCAGCGCCCCAACGCCCATATTGACATAAGAATTCATCTGCAATGCTCCCCGTGCAGTCGGCAGACCCTGAATAGGCACCATCTTGAAATCGCGCGGAACCTATGTCTTTTGGCAGTTCGTTGCAACTGTCTAAATGGTCTTGTACGTGAGACTTTTTGACACTTTCCCGCCTGGAATAGAAGGTCCGAACGATGACTGCTTCAAATTTAGATGACGTGCTGGTTCTGATCCCCGCCCGCATGGCGTCCACCCGCCTTCCCGGCAAGCCGCTGGCCGATATTTGCGGATTGCCGATGATCGTCCAGGTGGCATTGCGGGCGAAGGAAGCGGAGATCGGCCGCGTCGTCATCGCGGTCGACGACGAGGAGGTTTTCGAGGCGGTTTCGAAGGCCGGCTTTGAAGTCGTTATGACCCGCAAAGATCATCAATCCGGCTCCGATCGCATTTTCGAGGCCTTGCACAAGGTCGACCCGGACGCGCGCGCCAGGATCGTCGTCAACGTCCAAGGTGATCTACCGACCATCGATCCCGAAACGATCCGCGCTGCATTGCGCCCGTTGGATGAGGAGACCGTCGACATCGCGACGCTCACCGTCGAGATCACTGATGAGGAAGAGAGGACCAATCCGAATGTTGTCAAGGTCGTGGGGTCTCCGCTCTCCGAAACGCGTCTTCATGCGCTCTATTTCACCCGCGCGACAGCACCCTATGGCCAAGGGCCGCTCTATCACCATATCGGCCTCTATGCCTATCGCCGGGCTGTGCTCGAGAAATTCGTCTCGCTCGGACCGTCGGCCCTTGAGAAGCGCGAATCCTTGGAGCAGCTTCGCGCGCTCGAAGCCGGCATGCGCATAGACGTGGAGATCGTTAAAACCGTTCCGCTTGGGGTCGATACGCCGGCCGATCTCGAAAAAGCCCGGCGCATACTCTCGGCAAGGAAGGCATGAAGGACATCGTCATGAACATCAAGACCAATCGAATCTCGTTTCAAGGCGAATTCGGCGCGAATTCCGACATGGCCTGCCGTGACATGTTCCCGACAATGGAGCCGTTGCCTTGCCAGACATTTGAAGACGCCTTCATGGCGGTCGACAACGGTGATGCCGATATTGCGATGATCCCGATTGAAAACACGATCGCGGGCCGAGTCGCCGATATCCATCACCTCCTGCCGGAGTCGCGGCTGCACATCATCGCCGAATACTTCATGCCGATCCGTTTTCAGCTGATGGTGCTGCCCGGCGTATCGAAGGACGAAATACGCACCGTGCACAGCCACATCCACGCGCTGGGCCAATGCCGCAAGATCGTGCGCGCAAATGGCTGGAGGCCGGTGATTGCGGGAGATACGGCAGGTGCCGCGAAGCTCGTCAAGGAAACCGGCGACCGAACCATGGCGGCGCTTGCGCCGCGTCTTGCCGCCGAACTCTATAGCCTCGACATCGTTGCCGAAAATGTCGAGGACACCGAGAGCAATGTTACGCGCTTCGTCGTGCTCTCGCGCGACGAGGAATGGGCAAACCGCAGTTCCGAGGAAGAAAAGATCGTCACGACCTTCGTCTTCAACGTCCGCAACATTCCGGCCGCGCTCTATAAGGCTCTCGGTGGTTTCGCGACGAACAACATCAACATGACGAAGCTCGAAAGCTATCAGCTGGGTGGCAAATTCGTAGCGACGCAGTTTTACGCCGATATCGAAGGCCATCCGAACGATGCCCATGTCCGCCGGGCTTTGGAAGAGTTGCGGTTCTTTTCAGAAAATGTCCGCATTCTCGGGGTCTACAGGGGCCACCCGATGCGCGGCCAACTGCACAAGTGACGGAGGGCGCCGACGGCGCCCTCCTGCTCATTCATTTGTCGGGTTCGCAGACGCGCAACCGGTGGCCGTCCGGATCGAGCGCGACAAAGGTCGGGCCGAAATCGAGATCGGTCAGCTCCTGAGCAATCGGCAGACCGCGCTTTCGCCAATCCTCGTATTGCTTGGCAACGGCATTTTCGCCAGCCACCATGAAGGCGACCTCGCCGCGATTGCCGATCGCGGAAGGTTGCGGCTCGACCGTGCTGCGTCGCCACAGGCCGAGCGTGAAGCCGCCGTCGAGCGGGAACGCGACGAAATTCGGTGCGGCAACCCCGGGTTCGCGGCCGAGCAGATCCTTGTAAAAGATCGCACTTTCGGCAGGATCCTTGACGTAAAGAATGATGAGGTTCGGGCTGGTCATATCGGTGTCTCTCGTATCTGGAAGAGGTGGTGCAGGTTTAGCGCTTGCCGGCGACTAACGACGGCAAGCGCGAAAGCCGCCGCTGGTGCGGCGGCGCTACGTCGATGAGACGGTCCAGTGAATTCAGTTGCTCTCGTGGTGTGGGTGGTTCCAGTCTAAGAACCCGATATCGCGCTTCATATAGTCGGACATCGCATCGAGATCGAGCTGAGGATAGCGGCTCCGCACCATCTTGCGCGATGCGTTCAGCATCATTCGCAGCATCAGAGATTGGGGGTATCTCGCTTGCGTGGTCGTGTCCTCGACAGCGCGATTTCCGCATGTGGATCGGGTGAGGTTCAAGCTCGTCATCATCGGTCCTCCAGTTTGGGATTGTCCCGATAATAGCGCTGCCCACTGTCAGTTTATGGCAGTAGCGTCGAGGCTAAGACGAAATTTCCTGCTGATCCCGCCACTCCTTGAGAAGCACTGCGCGGCGGCGCGGATAGCGTACGTCTTGGGGTCTCATTTCGACGATCCGGTCGGTGCGGAAATGGCGGTAATCCTGCCGCAGTTCGCACCACGCCACCACGACGCGGACCTGCTCGAAGTAGCTGAGCGCAAAGGGCCAGATATTGCGAACGGAAACGGTTCCGCTTTCGTCGGAATAGGTCAGCTTGAGGATCCGTTCGCTGCGGATCGCCTTGCGAATGGCGTCAAGATCCGCCTTGTCGGCAACGGGCGGACGCAGGTGAACGAGAAGCGTCGAGGTCTCGATTTCATCGCGCATTTCGTGTGGCAGGACATCGGCAATCTTGGCCAGTGCATCGGCCCCGGCAGCAGCAAGACGCGGATCGGCGGCGCGGGCGACCCAGCGCGAACCTAGGACCAATGCCTCGATCTCGTCCTGCGAAAACATCATCGGCGGCAGCATGAAGCCGGGCTTCAAGACGTAGCCGATGCCGGGTTCGCCCTCGATCAGAGCCCCCTGTCCCTGGAGGCTGGCGATATCGCGATAGAGCGTGCGGATGCTGACACCTGTTTCCGTAGCCAGGACGGCACCGCTCACCGGCCGTCGGTAGCGCCGCAACGTCTGAAGCAGGGTCAGAAGGCGTTCCGAGCGCGCCATCACATCAGCCTATTGCTTTTTCCACTCCACCCAATCGCGCATCAGGCGGTGCGCGATAGCGCCTTTGGGCGGCGAAGCCTGGCCGTTGGCGCCGGGGCGTTCGAGCATTTCAAGTGTTTCCTCGCGGGTGAACCAGCGGCAATCTTCCAGTTCCGATTCGTCGCGGTGGACCTCTGTTGACTTCGCCTCGGCATAGCAGCCGATCATCAGCGTATGCGGCATCGGCCAGGGCTGCGACGCGTGATAGCGAATCCGGCCGGTCTTGATACCGGATTCCTCCAGCGTCTCGCGGCGCACGGCATTTTCGATCGTTTCGCCGGGCTCGACGAAGCCGGCGAGGCAGGAATACATGCCCGGCGTAAAATGGTGGCTGCGGCCGAGCAGGCAAAGGTCGCGCTGTTCATCGATCGTCAGCATGATGACCACCGGGTCGGTGCGCGGGAAGATCATGTGTTCGCAGGCCGTGCACACCCGCTTGTAGCCGCCGATACGCATCTCCATCGTGCTACCGCAGCGGCCGCAGAAGCGGTTGTCGCCGTTCCAGCGGATGAGGCTTGCGGCCTGGGCGAATTCGCCAAGCAGAACGTCATCGACGAGCTGGTCGCGGTAGAGGGTCCGGCCGTCGGCGGGCTTGTAGTGGCTTTCAAGCTCCTCGGCCGGAATGCCGACTGGAACGGCAAGCCGCGGTTCGCCCGTCTTGCGGTAACCGAGCAGGATCGTCTCGTCCCAATGTGGCTGCAGTTCCTGTAGTTCGTAGCGGGCAAACAGCGGATCGAGCACTTGTCCATCATGCTTCAGGACAAGCTTGTCCTTGGCGAAGGCGAAGATATGCGTGCCGTCCTTCGCGAGTGCATTTTCGACGGCCTGCTCGTCGCGATGTTCGGAATCGCGGTTGAGGTCGTTTGCGGCAAAGGCGGTGAGATTGCTGGGCTCCGGATGTGGGACATCCGAATCGAAAAGCGATCGGTTCATGATGAAAGGGCTTCCCGCAACTTCGCTATGAATTCATCTCTCTTGCCCGCTTCGTAGGGCTCGGCCTTACCGAAGCTCCAGACGGGGCCTGGCCAGTTGGCATCGCCTTCGAAGCGGGCAATGACATGAACATGAAGCTGACGGACGATATTGCCAAGGGCCCCGATGTTGATTTTTGTGGCACCGGTGATCTTCTTCAGCGCAGCCGCGGTCATTTCCGTTTCGAAGGTGAGAAGCACCTGATCGAGCGGCGTGAGTTCGAAGATCTCCGTCATGTTGGCCCTGCGTGGCACCAGGATCAGCCAGGGCCAGCGGGCGTCCTTCGATAATCGGAGATCACACAGACCCGTCTGCATGACGCTGTCGCTATCGCTCTCCAGCCGACGGTCGAGAATGAAATCGTCCAACAGGCATTCCTCCATATTTTTCCTATGATTAGCAGTTTTTTTTGAGCTTGGCTTGCTTTTGATGGCGATATTGCCGATATGTGCATCCGGGAGGTTGGTGGTGGACGAGCCACTCGCCAACCGGGTCAGGTCCGGAAGGAAGCAGCCCTAACGAGCCCGGCACGGGTCATCGTGCCAGCCTCCCACCCTTCTCTCTTCCAAATGCCCGGCGTTCCGGGCGATAAGCAGGGCGATGAGCGAAACCGAGCGACAGTCACAAGATGCCGCCTCGACGGGCACCGGGTACCGGGTGCTGGCACGCAAATACCGCCCCAAGGATTTCACGGATCTCATGGTCGGCCAGGAGCCGATGGTCCGCACGCTGACCAACGCTTTCGAGACCGGCCGCATTGCGCAGGCCTACATGCTGACCGGCGTCCGTGGCGTGGGCAAGACGACGACAGCCCGTATTCTGGCGCGCGCGCTGAATTACAAGACGCCCGAGATCGACAAGCCGACGATCGATCTGCGCGTGCCGGGCGAGCATTGCCAGGCGATCATGGAAGGCCGCCATGTCGACGTGATCGAAATGGACGCCGCCTCCCATACCGGTATCGACGATATCCGTGAAATCATCGAGCAGGTACGCTATCGGCCGGTGTCTGCGCGCTACAAGGTTTATATCATCGATGAAGTACACATGCTTTCGACGCAGGCCTTCAACGGCTTGCTGAAGACGCTCGAAGAGCCGCCGGAGCACGTGAAGTTCATTTTTGCGACCACCGAAATCCGCAAGGTTCCGATTACCGTTCTCTCGCGCTGCCAGCGCTTCGACCTCCGCCGCATCAGCGCGGCAGATCTCGTCGCCTTGTTTACAACCATCGCAGCGAAGGAAGGCATCGATGCGGAGCCGGATGCGCTGGCGATGATCGCGCGCGCCGCCGAAGGCTCGGCACGTGACGGCCTTTCGCTGCTTGACCAGGCAATCGCCCATGGTAGCGGTGTAGTCCAGGCGGAAGCGGTGCGCGGCATGCTGGGCCTTGCCGATCGTGCTCGCATCGTCGATCTCTTCGAGCATGTTGCCAGAGGCGATGTCGCCGCAGCGCTTGCCGAATTTCAGGCGCAGTACGAGGCGGGCGCAAATCCCG
It includes:
- a CDS encoding prephenate dehydratase; translated protein: MNIKTNRISFQGEFGANSDMACRDMFPTMEPLPCQTFEDAFMAVDNGDADIAMIPIENTIAGRVADIHHLLPESRLHIIAEYFMPIRFQLMVLPGVSKDEIRTVHSHIHALGQCRKIVRANGWRPVIAGDTAGAAKLVKETGDRTMAALAPRLAAELYSLDIVAENVEDTESNVTRFVVLSRDEEWANRSSEEEKIVTTFVFNVRNIPAALYKALGGFATNNINMTKLESYQLGGKFVATQFYADIEGHPNDAHVRRALEELRFFSENVRILGVYRGHPMRGQLHK
- a CDS encoding VOC family protein — its product is MTSPNLIILYVKDPAESAIFYKDLLGREPGVAAPNFVAFPLDGGFTLGLWRRSTVEPQPSAIGNRGEVAFMVAGENAVAKQYEDWRKRGLPIAQELTDLDFGPTFVALDPDGHRLRVCEPDK
- a CDS encoding helix-turn-helix transcriptional regulator — protein: MARSERLLTLLQTLRRYRRPVSGAVLATETGVSIRTLYRDIASLQGQGALIEGEPGIGYVLKPGFMLPPMMFSQDEIEALVLGSRWVARAADPRLAAAGADALAKIADVLPHEMRDEIETSTLLVHLRPPVADKADLDAIRKAIRSERILKLTYSDESGTVSVRNIWPFALSYFEQVRVVVAWCELRQDYRHFRTDRIVEMRPQDVRYPRRRAVLLKEWRDQQEISS
- the nudC gene encoding NAD(+) diphosphatase, with amino-acid sequence MNRSLFDSDVPHPEPSNLTAFAANDLNRDSEHRDEQAVENALAKDGTHIFAFAKDKLVLKHDGQVLDPLFARYELQELQPHWDETILLGYRKTGEPRLAVPVGIPAEELESHYKPADGRTLYRDQLVDDVLLGEFAQAASLIRWNGDNRFCGRCGSTMEMRIGGYKRVCTACEHMIFPRTDPVVIMLTIDEQRDLCLLGRSHHFTPGMYSCLAGFVEPGETIENAVRRETLEESGIKTGRIRYHASQPWPMPHTLMIGCYAEAKSTEVHRDESELEDCRWFTREETLEMLERPGANGQASPPKGAIAHRLMRDWVEWKKQ
- a CDS encoding HIT domain-containing protein; protein product: MDDFILDRRLESDSDSVMQTGLCDLRLSKDARWPWLILVPRRANMTEIFELTPLDQVLLTFETEMTAAALKKITGATKINIGALGNIVRQLHVHVIARFEGDANWPGPVWSFGKAEPYEAGKRDEFIAKLREALSS